From Pseudobythopirellula maris, one genomic window encodes:
- a CDS encoding DUF1580 domain-containing protein, which produces MSATLSPAGGEPDGCRYLTLAQAAAELPGRPHLSTLHRWRLRGVRGVRLRTCVVGGRRFTTHRWLRDFRDATTAAAAPGATDATATAPRRESAIRRAEDELARDGI; this is translated from the coding sequence ATGAGCGCGACCCTTTCTCCCGCCGGCGGCGAGCCCGATGGCTGCCGCTATCTCACCCTGGCCCAGGCCGCGGCCGAGCTGCCGGGGCGGCCCCACCTGAGCACGCTGCACCGCTGGCGGCTGCGCGGCGTGCGGGGCGTGCGGCTGCGAACCTGTGTGGTCGGCGGGCGGCGTTTCACGACGCACCGCTGGCTGCGCGACTTCCGCGACGCCACCACGGCGGCCGCCGCGCCCGGGGCGACGGACGCCACGGCCACGGCGCCGCGGCGTGAGTCGGCCATCCGGCGGGCCGAGGATGAGCTGGCCCGCGACGGCATCTGA